In bacterium, a single window of DNA contains:
- a CDS encoding cob(I)yrinic acid a,c-diamide adenosyltransferase — protein sequence MPKNKKKRVLVITGKGKGKTTSAIGLIIRSIGNRQKAAIVKFLKKRPSGEDRILQKLGVKLYLFGIKEFFDPKKIPVSLKKEINKGWERTKKLGSKVDILVLDEINLVLAGKLISKQEVKNFITFSTANLVFTGRYAPDWLKKSADTISEIKDIKHIFRCGGKAEKGIEF from the coding sequence ATGCCAAAAAACAAGAAAAAACGGGTACTGGTAATAACCGGTAAAGGTAAAGGAAAAACCACTTCAGCAATTGGATTAATTATTAGGTCTATTGGCAACCGCCAAAAAGCAGCAATAGTTAAATTCTTAAAAAAAAGACCTTCAGGCGAAGACAGGATACTGCAGAAATTAGGGGTTAAACTTTATCTTTTTGGCATTAAAGAGTTTTTCGATCCCAAAAAAATACCAGTGTCATTAAAAAAAGAGATAAATAAAGGTTGGGAGAGAACTAAAAAATTAGGTAGCAAAGTAGACATTTTGGTTCTTGACGAAATAAACCTTGTTTTGGCAGGAAAATTGATTTCCAAGCAAGAAGTAAAAAATTTTATAACCTTCAGTACTGCTAATTTGGTTTTTACCGGTCGCTACGCCCCTGACTGGCTTAAGAAAAGTGCTGATACTATTTCAGAAATAAAAGACATAAAACACATTTTTCGTTGTGGTGGCAAAGCAGAAAAGGGGATTGAATTTTAA